In the Euphorbia lathyris chromosome 5, ddEupLath1.1, whole genome shotgun sequence genome, one interval contains:
- the LOC136229808 gene encoding beta-glucosidase 12-like → MFDFEIEFNKKIGCLVYIITHLLVSTIACGNENNISINRASFPASFDFGIGSSAYQYEGATTKDGRGPCIWDTFIKKSSGSVADHSNASITTDQYHRYKEDVRILKDIGFDIYRFSISWSRVLPKGGRRGGVNKKGINHYNKLINHLLSKGIKPIVTLFHWDLPQVIEDQYQGFLNPKIIDDFRDYAELCFNTFGDRVKLWVTINEPMMYAQQGYASATFAPGRCSNRSRCSAGDSSVEPYIVAHHLLLAHAAAVKLYKEKYQISQKGQIGISLNTNWMVPYSNSQKDQLATDRGFAFTYGWCMEPLYSGSYPLEMIVNVGKRLSNFTKEETNTIKGSYDFIGINYYTARYIADTPCRTQNLNYITDSCIDIKSERNGIPIGPHIEGTWMYIYPEGLQYYLLYIRNKYNDPVIYITENGVAEHKDNTSSILEDDKVRIEYFHSHLSRTLEAIRLGVNVKGYIAWSFLDNFEWTAGYTAKSGIVNVDFKNGFKRYPKQSSFWFKKFLTVTSIERWNFNHKGSIQSRNTFLDTSDFYGPLANELLLAKALKHLSRERIQLATKFGVVMKGSSFVNASINGKPEYFRACCEASLKSLDVEYTLHWRIGDLKKIVEEGKIKYTGLSEASPDTIRRAHVVH, encoded by the exons atgtttgattttgaaattgaattCAACAAGAAAATTGGATGTCTTGTTTACATAATTACCCATTTACTAGTTTCCACTATAGCTTGTgggaatgaaaataatatttcaattaaTCGAGCAAGTTTTCCTGCATCCTTTGACTTTGGTATAGGATCATCTGCTTATCAG taTGAAGGTGCAACAACTAAAGACGGGAGAGGACCATGCATATGGGATACCTTCATTAAAAAATCCTCAG GTTCTGTAGCTGATCATAGTAATGCTAGTATTACCACTGACCAGTATCATAGATACAAG GAAGATGTGCGTATACTGAAAGACATAGGTTTtgatatttatagattttccatcTCTTGGTCTAGAGTTTTACCTA AAGGAGGGCGACGTGGAGGAGTAAATAAAAAAGGCATCAACCACTATAATAAACTCATTAATCACCTATTATCAAAAG GTATCAAACCGATTGTAACTCTATTCCATTGGGATCTTCCACAAGTTATAGAAGATCAATATCAAGGTTTTCTAAACCCTAAAATTAT TGATGATTTTCGTGATTATGCTGAGTTGTGCTTTAATACATTTGGCGATCGAGTAAAGCTTTGGGTCACTATAAATGAGCCAATGATGTATGCACAACAAGGTTATGCAAGTGCAACGTTTGCTCCAGGTAGATGTTCAAATCGTTCAAGATGCTCTGCAGGTGATTCCAGTGTTGAACCATACATAGTAGCACACCATCTACTCCTTGCTCATGCTGCCGCGGTCAAactatataaagaaaaatatcag ATTTCGCAAAAAGGTCAAATTGGAATTTCACTAAATACTAACTGGATGGTGCCATACTCAAATTCACAAAAAGACCAACTAGCAACAGATCGAGGTTTTGCTTTTACATATGGTtg GTGTATGGAGCCACTATATTCTGGATCTTACCCACTAGAAATGATTGTTAATGTGGGAAAAAGATTATCAAATTTTACTAAGGAGGAAACCAATACGATTAAAGGATCTTATGATTTCATCGGAATCAATTACTATACTGCGAGATATATTGCTGATACTCCTTGTCGAACTCAAAATTTGAACTACATCACTGACTCTTGTATCGATATTAAAA GTGAACGAAATGGAATTCCAATTGGTCCTCATATAGag GGTACTTGGATGTATATCTATCCAGAAGGGCTTCAATATTATCTACTTTACATCAGAAACAAGTACAATGACCCTGTAATCTATATTACAGAGAATG GAGTTGCTGAGCATAAAGATAACACAAGTTCTATTTTGGAAGATGATAAAGTGAGAATAGAATATTTTCATAGTCATCTAAGTCGcactcttgaagcaataag GCTTGGAGTAAACGTAAAGGGGTACATAGCATGGTCGTTTTTAGACAATTTTGAGTGGACAGCTGGCTACACAGCCAAATCTGGAATAGTTAATGTTGACTTCAAAAATGGATTCAAAAGATACCCAAAACAATCATCATTTTGGTTCAAAAAATTTCTTACTGTTACTAGTATAGA AAGATGGAATTTCAATCATAAAGGAAGCATTCAATCGAGAAATACATTTTTAGACACTTCCGATTTTTATGGACCCCTTGCTAATGAACTCTTACTTGCCAAG GCACTGAAGCACTTGTCGAGAGAAAGAATCCAGTTAGCTACAAAATTTGGTGTTGTTATGAAGGGCTCAAGTTTTGTGAATGCTTCGATCAATGGCAAACCTGAATATTTTCGGGCTTGCTGTGAGGCTAGTTTGAAGAGTCTTGATGTGGAATATACACTACA TTGGCGGATCGGGGATCTGAAGAAGATAGTGGAAGAAGGAAAAATAAAGTACACAGGACTATCTGAAGCAAGTCCTGATACAATAAGGAGAGCACATGTTGTTCATTGA
- the LOC136229809 gene encoding cyanogenic beta-glucosidase-like, translating into MFDFEIEFNKKIGCLVYIITHLLVSTIACGNENNISINRASFPASFDFGIGSSAYQYECATTKDGRGPCIWDTFIKKSSGSVADHSNASITTDQYHRYKEDVRILKDIGFDIYRFSISWSRVLPKGGRRGGVNKKGINHYNKLINHLLSKGIKPIVTLFHCDLPQVIEDQYQGFLNPKIIDDFRDYVELCFNTFGDRVKLWVTINEPMMYTQQGYASATFASGRCSNRSRCSASDSSVEPYIVAHHLLLAHAAAVKLYKEKYQISQKGQIGISLNTNWMVPYSNSQKDQLATDRGFAFTYGWFMEPLYSGSYPLEMIVNVGKILPNFTKEETNTIKGSYDFIGINYYTARYIADTPCRTQNLNYITDSCIDIKSERNGIPIGPHIEGTWMYIYPEGLQYYLLYIRNKYNDPVIYITENGVAEHKDNTSSILEDDKVRIEYFHSHLSCTLEAISDDFRDYPELCFNTFGDRVKLWVTINEPMMYAQQGYASATFAPGRCSNRSRCSAGDSSVEPYIVAHHLLLAHAAAVKLYKEKYQISQKGQIGISLNTNWMVPYSNSQKDQLATDRGFAFTYGWFMEPLYSGSYLLEMIVNVGKRLPNFTKEESNTIKGSYDFIGINYYTARYIADTPCRTQNLNYITDACIDIKSM; encoded by the exons atgtttgattttgaaattgaattCAACAAGAAAATTGGATGTCTTGTTTACATAATTACCCATTTACTAGTTTCCACTATAGCTTGTgggaatgaaaataatatttcaattaaTCGAGCAAGTTTTCCTGCATCCTTTGACTTTGGGATAGGATCATCTGCTTATCAG taTGAATGTGCAACAACTAAAGATGGGAGAGGACCATGCATATGGGATACCTTCATTAAAAAATCCTCAG GTTCTGTAGCTGACCACAGTAATGCTAGTATTACCACTGACCAGTATCATAGATACAAG GAAGATGTGCGTATACTGAAAGACATAGGTTTtgatatttatagattttccatcTCTTGGTCTAGAGTTTTACCTA AAGGAGGGCGACGTGGAGGAGTAAATAAAAAAGGCATCAACCACTATAATAAACTCATTAATCACCTATTATCAAAAG GTATCAAACCGATTGTAACTCTATTCCATTGCGATCTTCCACAAGTTATAGAAGATCAATATCAAGGTTTTCTAAACCCTAAAATTAT TGATGATTTTCGTGATTATGTTGAGTTGTGCTTTAATACATTTGGCGATCGAGTAAAGCTTTGGGTCACTATAAATGAGCCAATGATGTATACACAACAAGGTTATGCAAGTGCAACGTTTGCTTCAGGTAGATGTTCAAATCGTTCAAGATGCTCTGCAAGTGATTCTAGTGTTGAACCATACATAGTAGCACACCATCTACTCCTTGCTCATGCTGCCGCGGTCAAactatataaagaaaaatatcag ATTTCGCAAAAAGGTCAAATTGGAATTTCACTAAATACTAACTGGATGGTGCCATACTCAAATTCACAAAAAGACCAACTAGCAACAGATCGAGGTTTTGCTTTTACATATGGTtg GTTTATGGAGCCACTATATTCTGGATCTTACCCACTAGAAATGATTGTTAATGTGGGAAAAATATTACCAAATTTTACTAAGGAGGAAACCAATACGATTAAAGGATCTTATGATTTCATCGGAATCAATTACTATACTGCGAGATATATTGCTGATACTCCTTGTCGAACTCAAAATTTGAACTACATCACTGACTCTTGTATCGATATTAAAA GTGAACGAAATGGAATTCCAATTGGTCCTCATATAGag GGTACTTGGATGTATATCTATCCAGAAGGGCTTCAATATTATCTACTTTACATCAGAAACAAGTACAATGACCCTGTAATCTATATTACAGAGAATG GAGTTGCTGAGCATAAAGATAACACAAGTTCTATTTTGGAAGATGATAAAGTGAGAATAGAATATTTTCATAGTCATCTAAGTTGcactcttgaagcaataag TGATGATTTTCGTGATTATCCTGAGTTGTGCTTTAATACATTTGGCGATCGAGTAAAGCTTTGGGTCACTATAAATGAGCCAATGATGTATGCACAACAAGGTTATGCAAGTGCAACGTTTGCTCCAGGTAGATGTTCAAATCGTTCAAGATGCTCTGCAGGTGATTCTAGTGTTGAACCATACATAGTAGCACACCATCTACTCCTTGCTCATGCTGCCGCGGTCAAactatataaagaaaaatatcag ATTTCGCAAAAAGGTCAAATTGGAATTTCACTAAATACTAACTGGATGGTGCCATACTCAAATTCACAAAAAGACCAACTGGCAACAGATCGAGGTTTTGCTTTTACATATGGTTG GTTTATGGAGCCACTATATTCTGGATCTTACCTATTAGAAATGATTGTTAATGTGGGAAAAAGATTACCAAATTTTACAAAGGAGGAATCCAATACGATTAAAGGATCTTATGATTTCATCGGAATCAATTACTATACTGCGAGATATATTGCTGATACTCCTTGTCGAACTCAAAATTTGAACTACATCACTGACGCTTGCATCGATATTAAAAGTATGTAA